A segment of the Trueperaceae bacterium genome:
AAACACGTTCTCGACCTCTCGACGGTTCCCGCCCGGCTCGCGACCGACGCCGCGCAGGAGGCACGCGATCTCGCTCGCGATGTTGCGGTGTCCCTGGAGCTTGTAGGGCTCGCCTGCGTGGAGATGTTCGTGACAGCCGGAGGGGGGCTGCTCGTGAACGAGATCGCTCCGCGGCCGCACAACTCCGGGCACCTGACTATCGAGGCGTGCGTAGCGAGTCAGTTCGAGCAGCAGTTGAGGTCGGTATGCGGCCTGCCCCTGGCCGGGATGGAGTTCGTGAGGCCCGCCGCGATGGCCAATCTGCTGGGCGACCTGTGGCACGATGGCGAGCCCGACTGGACGGCGGCTCTGCGCATACCCGGTGTCGCACTCCACCTGTACGGCAAGGAACGGGCACGACCGGGCCGCAAGATGGGCCACATAACGGCGCTGGCCGATACTCCTGAAGCCGCCGCTCGGCGAGCGTTGGAGGCGCGCGCTGCGCTGGGAGCCGCGAACTCCCTCGGTTCCGGTGGACTTGCGTCGCCCAGGACTTGATTCACCTGAAGGGCACTCTATATACTAGCTAGGTTTGTGTCCCCCAGGCCCGCAGCGATGGGTCCGGGGGTTGGTTTGTCGTGCGCCTGAAACCGTTGCTGCAACGCGGATCGTTCGTCGAGCACCGGTTCCTGCCCAGCGACGGTCCTGAAAGTCCAGTCCGCGGCCTCCACCAAGGGGCGACGCGGCCAGAAAGAAGGAGTTGATCACTCTGCCTACGGTCAACCAGCTACTCCGCAAGGGTCGCAAGACCCTCAAGAAGAAGAACAAGACCCCCGCACTCAAGGGGAGCCCGCAGCGTCGTGGAGTCTGCACCGCGGTGAAGACCCAGACGCCGAAGAAGCCGAACTCGGCGCTTCGAAAGATAGCCCGTGTCCGCCTCTCGAGCGGCTACGAGGTCACCGCCTATATTCCCGGCGAGAAGCACAACCTGCAGGAGCACTCGGTCGTTCTAATCCGTGGCGGTCGTGTCAAGGACCTCCCAGGGGTTCGTTACCACATCGTCCGCGGCGCGCTCGACGCCCAGGGCGTGGGCGTTGGCCGCTACGTCCAGCGCAACCAGGGCCGTTCGAAGTACGGCACGAAGAAGCCCAAGTAACGGGTTCAGGAGACAGGTCGAGGTATCTGAATGGCACGTAGACGTAGAGCAGAGGTAAGGAAGCTCGA
Coding sequences within it:
- the rpsL gene encoding 30S ribosomal protein S12, whose translation is MPTVNQLLRKGRKTLKKKNKTPALKGSPQRRGVCTAVKTQTPKKPNSALRKIARVRLSSGYEVTAYIPGEKHNLQEHSVVLIRGGRVKDLPGVRYHIVRGALDAQGVGVGRYVQRNQGRSKYGTKKPK